A portion of the Microbacterium hominis genome contains these proteins:
- a CDS encoding glycoside hydrolase family 32 protein: protein MTAHPLTTVTIPSALLDRVEQDRHRPAFHFVAPAGWLNDPNGLTQHGGWYHLFYQHNPHAPVHHAIHWGHARSTDLVHWEHLPIALAPSPGPDGEGCWSGVLVDDDGTPTLVYSGRHDGIELPCVATGDSELVEWRKDAANPVLVAPPADLDVVAFRDHCVWREDGRWRQIIGSGIRDVGGAALLYDSDDLRSWRYVGPLLVGDHTRQDRTAADWEGTMWECVDLFPVGDNHALVFSSWDDGVTNHPLYWVGDYRGDRFEPRSLHRLDLGGRFFYAPQSFRDEAGRRIMFGWMQEGRTDAATLDAGWSGAMSLPRVVTARADGTLHQAPVPELDVLRGAALFDGDAALVGDRVDGDQLDLDLEVRLEDGGSVEVTVLATPDREERTVYRLSRDGDAAHLTLDRVASSLDETTDAQPLGGAIPLEGGGAVRLRIIVDHSAVEAFANGVPLAARVYPTRVDATGVSVALDRGRAALRAWPMATAR, encoded by the coding sequence ATGACCGCGCACCCGCTGACCACTGTGACGATCCCTTCCGCGCTCCTCGACCGAGTGGAGCAGGATCGGCATCGTCCTGCATTCCACTTCGTCGCGCCGGCGGGGTGGCTCAACGATCCGAACGGCCTCACGCAGCACGGCGGCTGGTACCACCTCTTCTACCAGCACAACCCGCACGCGCCGGTGCACCACGCAATCCACTGGGGGCACGCGCGCAGCACCGACCTCGTGCACTGGGAGCACCTGCCCATCGCGCTCGCGCCGAGTCCCGGACCCGACGGCGAGGGCTGCTGGTCGGGCGTCCTCGTCGACGACGACGGGACGCCGACCCTGGTGTACTCGGGGCGTCACGACGGCATCGAGCTGCCGTGCGTCGCCACCGGTGACAGCGAACTCGTGGAGTGGAGGAAGGATGCCGCGAACCCCGTGCTCGTCGCACCCCCCGCCGATCTCGATGTCGTCGCCTTCCGAGACCACTGCGTGTGGCGCGAAGACGGCCGCTGGCGTCAGATCATCGGCTCCGGGATCCGCGACGTCGGCGGCGCCGCCCTTCTGTACGACTCCGACGACCTGCGCTCATGGCGGTACGTCGGTCCCCTCCTCGTCGGCGATCACACGCGACAGGACCGGACCGCGGCTGACTGGGAGGGCACGATGTGGGAGTGCGTCGACCTGTTCCCTGTCGGCGACAACCACGCGCTCGTCTTCTCGTCGTGGGACGACGGCGTCACGAACCACCCGCTGTACTGGGTGGGCGACTACCGCGGCGACAGGTTCGAGCCGCGCTCACTCCACCGCCTCGACCTCGGCGGGCGCTTCTTCTACGCACCGCAGTCGTTCCGCGACGAGGCGGGTCGGCGCATCATGTTCGGCTGGATGCAGGAGGGGCGAACGGATGCCGCGACCCTCGACGCGGGGTGGTCGGGAGCCATGTCGCTCCCTCGCGTCGTGACGGCGCGTGCCGACGGCACGCTGCACCAGGCGCCGGTGCCCGAGCTCGATGTGCTCCGGGGAGCCGCACTGTTCGACGGCGACGCGGCGCTCGTCGGCGACCGGGTCGATGGCGATCAGCTCGACCTCGACCTGGAGGTGCGGCTCGAAGACGGCGGGTCCGTCGAAGTCACGGTGCTCGCCACCCCCGACCGGGAAGAGCGCACAGTGTACCGGCTCAGCCGCGACGGCGACGCCGCGCACCTCACGCTCGACCGAGTGGCGTCGAGCCTCGACGAGACGACCGACGCCCAGCCGCTCGGGGGCGCGATCCCGCTCGAGGGCGGCGGCGCGGTGCGGCTGCGCATCATCGTCGATCACTCGGCAGTCGAAGCGTTCGCGAACGGCGTGCCGCTTGCTGCCCGGGTCTACCCGACGCGGGTCGATGCAACCGGCGTCTCCGTCGCACTCGACCGCGGGCGCGCCGCGCTGCGCGCGTGGCCCATGGCGACCGCGAGGTGA
- a CDS encoding ATP-binding cassette domain-containing protein, whose product MSEHTTPATPVLSTRGLEKTFMIGGALSRSRVRALGGVDLDIAHGEIVALVGESGSGKSTLARCIARLEQPSGGTFHFEGQDIMATSKRRATREYRSAVQMIFQDPFGSLNPVHRIGHFLERPLRIHGAAAGRAELERAKLRLLEKVGLPAEMLERYPHELSGGQRQRIAIARALAVNPRLILADEPTSMLDVSVRIGVLNLMRSLCEEQGISMLYITHDLASARYIADRIVVMFAGEFVEGGDAMELLANPAHPYTRLLISAVPDPKRTAPFDPVERAQLRREVLNPTTCAWAETGDVPCSAEKAVFHHVSDQPEHWVRCGRYAPPADAPGTALELPDHEKGAA is encoded by the coding sequence ATGAGCGAGCACACCACCCCCGCGACCCCGGTGCTCTCGACCCGGGGTCTGGAGAAGACGTTCATGATCGGCGGCGCGCTGTCACGCTCACGCGTGCGAGCGCTCGGCGGAGTCGACCTCGACATCGCCCACGGCGAGATCGTGGCGCTCGTGGGCGAGTCGGGCAGCGGAAAGTCGACGCTCGCGCGCTGCATCGCGCGACTCGAACAGCCCTCGGGCGGCACGTTCCACTTCGAGGGGCAAGACATCATGGCGACCTCGAAGCGGCGCGCGACGCGAGAATACCGCTCGGCGGTGCAGATGATCTTCCAAGACCCGTTCGGGTCGCTGAACCCCGTGCACCGCATCGGCCACTTCCTCGAGCGTCCGCTGCGCATCCACGGCGCTGCCGCCGGACGCGCCGAGCTCGAGCGCGCCAAGCTCCGCCTCCTGGAGAAGGTGGGCCTCCCGGCCGAGATGCTCGAACGCTACCCGCACGAGCTGTCCGGCGGCCAGCGCCAGCGCATCGCGATCGCCCGCGCGCTCGCCGTGAACCCGCGACTCATCCTCGCCGACGAGCCCACGTCGATGCTCGACGTCTCGGTGCGCATCGGCGTGCTCAATCTGATGCGGTCGCTCTGCGAGGAGCAGGGCATCTCGATGCTCTACATCACGCACGACCTGGCATCCGCGCGCTACATCGCCGACCGCATCGTCGTGATGTTCGCAGGCGAGTTCGTCGAGGGCGGCGACGCGATGGAGCTGCTCGCGAACCCTGCGCATCCCTACACGCGCCTGCTGATCTCGGCGGTTCCCGACCCGAAGCGCACGGCGCCGTTCGACCCGGTCGAGCGTGCCCAGCTGCGCCGTGAGGTGCTGAACCCGACCACGTGCGCGTGGGCTGAGACGGGGGACGTGCCCTGCTCTGCGGAGAAGGCCGTCTTCCACCACGTGAGCGACCAACCCGAGCACTGGGTGCGATGCGGGAGGTACGCTCCGCCGGCCGACGCGCCGGGCACCGCGCTGGAGCTTCCCGACCACGAGAAAGGCGCCGCATGA
- a CDS encoding ABC transporter ATP-binding protein, with protein sequence MSAPLLEVEDLTVEYVTEARTVRAVDRVSFSIAEREVFGLAGESGCGKSTIANAILRLLRDPALIAGGSIRFAGTDVLGLSAEELRAFRWRQVAMVFQSAMNSLNPVMTIGDQIGDIFTTHEGLSKKAALGRAGELLDLVGIPRDRLRSYPHQLSGGMRQRVVIAMATALRPPLLIMDEPTTALDVVVQQEIMAQIKELQQELGFAILFITHDMSLMVELSDRMAVMYAGRFVETAPAHGIFDAPRHPYTRALMNAFPPMSGPRTRLRGLGEGVRFRDIPDLVEVAPTHWVAPSGDGSLITEAIS encoded by the coding sequence ATGAGCGCTCCACTGCTCGAGGTCGAAGACCTCACCGTCGAGTACGTGACGGAGGCGCGCACCGTGCGCGCCGTCGACCGCGTCTCGTTCTCCATCGCCGAGCGCGAAGTATTCGGACTCGCCGGTGAATCGGGATGCGGCAAGTCGACCATTGCGAACGCGATCCTGCGGCTGCTGCGCGACCCCGCCCTCATCGCGGGAGGCTCGATCCGCTTCGCCGGCACCGACGTTCTCGGGCTGAGCGCCGAGGAGCTCCGCGCATTCCGGTGGCGTCAGGTCGCGATGGTGTTCCAGAGCGCCATGAACTCGCTCAACCCGGTCATGACGATCGGCGATCAGATCGGCGACATCTTCACCACCCACGAGGGCCTGTCGAAGAAAGCCGCGCTCGGCCGCGCCGGGGAGCTGCTCGACCTCGTGGGCATTCCCCGCGACCGACTGCGCTCCTACCCGCATCAGCTGTCGGGCGGGATGCGCCAGCGCGTCGTGATCGCGATGGCCACGGCCCTGCGGCCGCCGCTGCTCATCATGGACGAGCCCACGACCGCGCTGGACGTGGTCGTGCAGCAGGAGATCATGGCGCAAATCAAGGAACTCCAGCAGGAGCTCGGCTTCGCGATCCTCTTCATCACGCACGACATGTCGCTCATGGTCGAACTGTCGGACCGCATGGCGGTGATGTATGCGGGGCGTTTCGTCGAGACCGCTCCGGCGCACGGGATCTTCGACGCGCCGAGACACCCGTACACGCGCGCCCTGATGAACGCCTTCCCACCCATGTCGGGTCCGCGCACGCGGCTGAGAGGTCTCGGCGAGGGCGTGCGGTTCCGCGACATCCCCGACCTCGTGGAGGTCGCACCGACGCACTGGGTCGCCCCGAGTGGCGACGGCTCTCTGATCACGGAGGCGATCTCATGA
- a CDS encoding ABC transporter permease — MAEIGLGSPPDPDGHVVAVPPPRRRRGGGGLVRGLLGNAKAVSGMVILTVFILVALLAPVIAPGDPTLIQGIGSQPPSSEHWLGTTAKGQDVLALNVWGARSSLFVGFTVGILSTFVGLLVGLGSAYLGRTVDNLLSLVTNVFLLLPGLPLLVILAAFLPQGLGTVILVLVITGWAGSARVLRSQAMSIRGKDFVAASQVTGESGLRIMFREMLPNMASIVMSTFLACVIFGIGAQAGLEFLGLGDISTVSWGTNLYWASNDGALLTGAWWAFVPPGVCIALVAFALALVNYGVDETTNPRLRRPRRRTTPDAPTRVADRTREEASR; from the coding sequence ATGGCCGAGATCGGCCTCGGCTCGCCCCCGGACCCCGACGGGCACGTTGTCGCCGTGCCGCCACCGCGCCGACGTCGCGGCGGCGGAGGACTCGTACGCGGACTTCTGGGCAATGCCAAGGCCGTGTCCGGCATGGTCATCCTCACCGTGTTCATCCTGGTGGCACTCCTCGCTCCGGTCATCGCACCCGGCGACCCCACCCTCATCCAGGGCATCGGATCGCAGCCGCCGTCGTCCGAGCACTGGCTGGGCACGACCGCAAAGGGCCAGGACGTCTTGGCCCTCAACGTGTGGGGTGCGCGCTCGTCGCTGTTCGTCGGCTTCACGGTCGGCATCCTCTCGACGTTCGTGGGCCTGCTCGTCGGGCTCGGCTCGGCGTATCTCGGCCGCACCGTCGACAACCTGCTGTCGCTCGTGACCAACGTGTTCCTGCTCCTTCCCGGGCTCCCGCTGCTGGTGATCCTCGCCGCATTCCTGCCGCAGGGCCTCGGCACCGTCATCCTGGTGCTGGTCATCACCGGCTGGGCGGGATCGGCCCGAGTGCTGCGATCGCAGGCGATGTCGATCCGCGGTAAGGACTTCGTCGCAGCATCCCAGGTGACCGGTGAGAGCGGCCTGCGCATCATGTTCCGCGAGATGCTGCCGAATATGGCGTCGATCGTCATGAGCACGTTCCTCGCGTGTGTGATCTTCGGCATCGGCGCGCAGGCCGGCCTCGAGTTCCTGGGTCTCGGCGACATCAGCACCGTCAGCTGGGGCACGAACCTCTATTGGGCCAGCAACGACGGCGCCCTGCTCACCGGAGCGTGGTGGGCGTTCGTCCCTCCCGGCGTCTGCATCGCGCTGGTCGCCTTCGCTCTCGCACTCGTCAATTACGGGGTCGACGAGACCACCAACCCACGCCTGCGCCGGCCGCGCCGTCGCACCACGCCTGACGCGCCCACGCGCGTCGCCGACCGCACCCGCGAGGAGGCATCGCGATGA
- a CDS encoding ABC transporter permease, whose product MGYILRRLGFYLVAFWVSITLNFFLPRFMPGDPVSRMVARLQGQIRPDQIEALKETFGLSDAPLWEQYLRYLGGIFSGDLGFSVSRFPAPVLDVISGVLGWTLLLGFVSLIIAVVIGNVLGILAAWRRGGILDSVVPPVLIFIGSFPYFWLAMGLLYLFGVTLGWAPLRHAYAVGTMPEFSFAFIGDVAYHLILPATSIVLVSIGGWMLGMRNTMIATNAEDYIVMAEAKGLRPNRVMMQYAARNALLPSVTAFGMSLGFVVGGALLTEVVFAYPGVGYTLLAAVQNLDYPLMQGLFLTITTAVLIANFLVDIVYVRLDPRVRVS is encoded by the coding sequence ATGGGCTACATACTGCGACGGCTCGGGTTCTATCTCGTCGCGTTCTGGGTGTCGATCACCCTCAACTTCTTCCTTCCGCGCTTCATGCCCGGCGACCCCGTGTCGCGCATGGTCGCTCGACTGCAGGGACAGATCCGCCCCGACCAGATCGAGGCGTTGAAGGAGACCTTCGGGCTCAGCGACGCCCCGCTGTGGGAGCAGTACCTGCGCTACCTGGGTGGGATCTTCAGCGGCGATCTGGGGTTCTCGGTCTCGCGGTTCCCGGCCCCGGTGCTCGACGTGATCTCGGGTGTGCTCGGCTGGACACTGCTGCTCGGCTTCGTGTCCCTGATCATCGCGGTCGTGATCGGCAACGTGCTCGGCATCCTGGCAGCCTGGCGGCGCGGCGGGATTCTCGATTCCGTTGTCCCGCCCGTGCTGATCTTCATCGGGTCGTTCCCGTACTTCTGGCTCGCGATGGGGCTGCTCTATCTCTTCGGCGTGACGCTGGGGTGGGCGCCGTTGCGTCATGCGTACGCGGTGGGCACGATGCCGGAGTTCTCGTTCGCCTTCATCGGCGACGTCGCGTACCACCTGATCCTGCCGGCCACCTCGATCGTTCTCGTCTCGATCGGCGGCTGGATGCTGGGAATGCGCAACACGATGATCGCGACCAACGCCGAGGACTACATCGTCATGGCCGAGGCGAAAGGTCTCCGCCCCAACCGCGTGATGATGCAGTACGCGGCGCGCAACGCGCTGCTGCCCTCCGTGACCGCATTCGGCATGTCGCTCGGCTTCGTCGTCGGCGGTGCCCTGCTCACCGAGGTCGTCTTCGCCTACCCGGGGGTCGGCTACACGCTGCTCGCCGCAGTGCAGAACCTCGACTATCCCCTCATGCAGGGGCTGTTCCTCACGATCACCACCGCCGTGCTGATCGCGAACTTCCTCGTCGACATCGTGTACGTGCGGCTCGATCCGCGCGTGCGCGTGAGCTGA
- a CDS encoding ABC transporter substrate-binding protein, translated as MTFPSKAVFAAVALAASAALALTGCSAGGSTSTTTGSLDGSQLLTIPREDMGTFDRNFNPFANPDFPMTHQAIYESMLVYNPADGSTTPWLATDWEVAPDSTAITYHLREGVTWSDGEPFVADDVVVSFDLQREVRGGFDYIESVTAVDPLTVQFDFSEPFSPALLDIGQQVIAPAHIWNDVDDPTTFANEDPVGTGPYTEITSFQTQSFDLGKNPEYWQPEKQSIEGIRVLAFSGNDGANLAAANGDVDWAPQFIPNIDKAYVEKDPEHRFYWFPPTGSMINWQFNTTKAPFDDPDVRKALSMAVDREQVTQIGMQGYTTPGDCTGLSGGYDTWRDDSVAESCTWTERDLEGAGELLDAAGITLGVDGERVLPDGTPFAFDFSVGSTSSDWVSVGNVIAQNLAELGVTVTVAAKDWGDVVAGYENGTFDSGIVWSANAPTPYQFYRGVMSAETVKPVGEQTFDNYHRFGSPEADALLAEFAAASDEQSQHDVMDELQALFAEAAPVAPLFPGPEWGAASTARFTGWPAEDNPYATLSTRSRTTVLVLTTLEPVVND; from the coding sequence ATGACATTTCCCAGCAAAGCGGTGTTCGCTGCGGTCGCGCTCGCGGCTTCGGCGGCCCTCGCGCTGACGGGCTGCAGCGCCGGTGGAAGCACCAGCACCACCACGGGGTCGCTCGATGGCAGTCAGCTGCTGACGATCCCGCGTGAAGACATGGGGACGTTCGATCGGAACTTCAACCCGTTCGCGAACCCCGACTTCCCGATGACCCACCAGGCCATCTACGAGTCGATGCTCGTCTACAACCCCGCCGACGGCTCCACGACCCCGTGGCTCGCGACCGACTGGGAGGTGGCCCCCGACAGCACGGCCATCACCTATCACCTGCGCGAGGGCGTCACCTGGTCCGACGGCGAGCCGTTCGTCGCCGACGACGTCGTCGTGTCGTTCGACCTGCAGCGCGAGGTTCGCGGTGGGTTCGACTACATCGAGTCCGTGACCGCCGTCGACCCGCTCACGGTGCAGTTCGACTTCAGCGAGCCGTTCTCGCCGGCACTGCTCGACATCGGCCAGCAGGTGATCGCCCCCGCCCACATCTGGAACGACGTCGACGACCCGACCACGTTCGCCAACGAGGACCCGGTGGGGACCGGGCCGTACACCGAGATCACCAGCTTCCAGACGCAGTCCTTCGATCTGGGCAAGAACCCCGAGTACTGGCAGCCCGAGAAGCAGAGCATCGAGGGCATCCGGGTGCTCGCGTTCTCGGGCAACGACGGTGCCAACCTCGCCGCGGCCAACGGCGACGTCGACTGGGCGCCGCAGTTCATCCCGAACATCGACAAGGCCTACGTCGAGAAGGATCCCGAGCACCGGTTCTACTGGTTCCCCCCGACGGGGTCGATGATCAACTGGCAGTTCAACACCACCAAGGCGCCGTTCGACGACCCCGACGTGCGCAAGGCGCTGTCGATGGCCGTCGACCGCGAGCAGGTCACCCAGATCGGCATGCAGGGGTACACGACGCCTGGCGACTGCACCGGACTGAGCGGCGGGTACGACACGTGGCGCGACGACTCCGTCGCCGAGTCGTGCACGTGGACCGAGCGCGATCTCGAAGGCGCGGGGGAGCTGCTGGATGCCGCGGGCATCACTCTCGGAGTCGACGGCGAACGGGTGCTGCCCGACGGCACGCCGTTCGCCTTCGACTTCTCGGTCGGCTCGACCTCGAGCGACTGGGTGTCGGTCGGGAACGTCATCGCGCAGAATCTCGCCGAGCTCGGCGTGACCGTGACCGTCGCGGCGAAGGACTGGGGCGACGTCGTCGCCGGGTACGAGAACGGCACCTTCGACTCCGGCATCGTGTGGAGCGCCAACGCACCCACGCCGTACCAGTTCTACCGCGGCGTGATGTCGGCTGAGACGGTCAAGCCGGTGGGAGAGCAGACGTTCGACAACTACCACCGATTCGGCAGCCCGGAGGCGGACGCACTGCTCGCGGAATTCGCGGCGGCATCCGACGAGCAGAGCCAGCACGACGTCATGGACGAGCTGCAGGCGCTCTTCGCCGAGGCCGCGCCGGTGGCGCCCCTGTTCCCCGGTCCGGAGTGGGGTGCGGCCAGCACCGCGCGGTTCACCGGGTGGCCTGCCGAAGACAACCCCTACGCGACGCTCTCGACGCGCTCGCGGACGACGGTGCTCGTGCTCACCACGCTCGAGCCGGTCGTAAACGACTGA
- a CDS encoding LacI family DNA-binding transcriptional regulator, giving the protein MVSRAVTMKDVAEKAGVSRSAVSFVLNDRTSMGLSDETRDRVLAAAAELGYRPNAGARALAKKQSDWYGLVTEIVTAPFAVDIIKGAQDRARESDKYLLIASTESDPAAETAAIERLLEQRVEGLIYAATWHRAVVLPEIAREVPTVLVNCFDAEGRYPAIVPDERMGGRRATERLLAAGHRRIGLINLDPDIPAAVLRLSGYHEVLAEAGIPFDDELEVSGHATADGGYAAASTLLDLTEPPTAIFCANDRMAMGAYDAIKERGLRIPHDVAVVGFDNQELIARYLRPGLTTVALPFEQMGTRGVELLAAIIAGQSTATGTVTIDCPLLERASV; this is encoded by the coding sequence ATGGTCAGTCGAGCCGTCACAATGAAGGACGTCGCCGAGAAGGCGGGAGTGTCGCGATCCGCGGTGTCGTTCGTGCTGAACGACCGGACGTCGATGGGGCTCTCCGATGAGACCCGGGATCGCGTGCTCGCTGCAGCGGCAGAACTGGGGTACCGGCCGAATGCCGGAGCCCGCGCGCTCGCGAAGAAGCAGAGCGACTGGTACGGGCTGGTCACCGAGATCGTGACCGCGCCGTTCGCCGTCGACATCATCAAGGGTGCGCAGGACCGAGCCCGCGAGAGCGACAAGTACCTGCTGATCGCGTCGACCGAGTCCGACCCGGCTGCGGAGACGGCAGCGATCGAGCGACTGCTGGAACAGCGGGTCGAAGGCCTCATCTATGCGGCGACGTGGCATCGCGCGGTGGTGCTGCCGGAGATCGCGCGAGAAGTCCCGACGGTTCTTGTCAACTGCTTCGATGCAGAAGGCCGTTACCCGGCGATCGTCCCGGATGAGCGAATGGGGGGACGCCGGGCGACGGAGCGGCTCCTGGCGGCCGGTCACCGCAGGATCGGCCTGATCAATCTGGATCCGGACATTCCTGCCGCCGTCCTGCGGCTCAGCGGCTACCACGAGGTGCTCGCCGAAGCGGGGATCCCGTTCGACGACGAGCTCGAGGTGTCGGGTCACGCGACCGCAGACGGCGGGTACGCCGCGGCATCCACCCTGCTCGATCTCACCGAGCCTCCGACCGCGATCTTCTGCGCGAACGACCGCATGGCGATGGGGGCGTATGACGCGATCAAGGAGCGCGGACTGCGCATCCCTCACGACGTTGCCGTTGTCGGCTTCGACAACCAGGAGCTCATTGCGCGCTACCTGAGGCCGGGCCTGACGACGGTCGCACTGCCCTTCGAACAGATGGGCACTCGCGGCGTGGAACTCCTCGCCGCCATCATCGCGGGCCAGTCGACCGCCACGGGAACCGTGACGATCGACTGCCCGCTCCTCGAACGCGCGTCGGTGTGA
- the mmuM gene encoding homocysteine S-methyltransferase has product MVPSSTVTVLDGGLSTALEQQGVEVGGALWTASLLAEAPERIRRAHRSYFDAGADVATAATYQASEEGFREAGFDEDEARRLIARGVALAIEARDQCDAPAGRLVAASVGPYGAVLADGSEYRGRYGVSAERLRDFHAPRLELLAAAGPDLLAVETIPDVDEAVVIADLLDEIGLPAWVSYSIRGPETCAGQPLREAYAALADCSVLVAAGVNCSAEGDVLDAVRIAVEETGLPAVAYPNRGGQWDPSTKCWSRDQPFDVDLIDAWIAAGATYIGGCCGSGPSDIEKLARRVALSEPPAPPGA; this is encoded by the coding sequence ATGGTCCCTTCATCCACGGTCACGGTGCTCGACGGTGGACTGTCCACGGCGCTCGAGCAGCAGGGCGTCGAGGTGGGCGGAGCGCTCTGGACGGCGAGCCTCCTCGCCGAGGCGCCCGAGCGCATCCGTCGCGCACACCGCTCGTACTTCGATGCAGGTGCCGACGTCGCCACCGCGGCGACCTACCAGGCCAGCGAGGAGGGCTTCCGGGAGGCCGGCTTCGATGAGGACGAGGCGCGGCGCCTCATCGCCCGCGGTGTCGCGCTGGCCATCGAGGCCCGCGATCAGTGCGACGCACCGGCTGGCCGGCTCGTCGCGGCGTCGGTCGGCCCGTACGGCGCGGTGCTCGCCGACGGCTCGGAGTACCGCGGCAGATATGGCGTCTCGGCGGAGCGGCTGCGGGACTTCCACGCCCCCCGCCTCGAGCTCCTCGCTGCCGCAGGCCCCGACCTGCTCGCCGTCGAGACCATCCCGGATGTCGACGAGGCTGTCGTCATCGCGGATCTTCTCGACGAGATCGGGCTGCCAGCGTGGGTGAGCTACTCGATCCGCGGACCCGAGACGTGCGCCGGTCAGCCTTTGCGTGAAGCGTACGCGGCGCTCGCGGACTGCTCCGTGCTGGTCGCCGCCGGCGTGAACTGCTCGGCCGAGGGCGATGTGCTCGACGCGGTCCGCATCGCGGTCGAGGAGACCGGCCTGCCGGCCGTCGCCTACCCGAACCGTGGCGGGCAGTGGGACCCGAGCACCAAGTGCTGGAGCCGCGATCAGCCGTTCGACGTCGATCTCATCGATGCCTGGATCGCAGCCGGAGCGACCTACATCGGCGGATGCTGCGGGTCCGGCCCGTCCGACATCGAGAAGCTGGCCAGGCGGGTCGCCCTCAGCGAGCCACCCGCACCGCCGGGGGCGTGA